TGATGGTGTAGCAGAGTTTTCCATGATTGGAAGTTGGGTGATACTATTGAAGTCCTCTCTGTTTTGTTGTAATTGTTGATTTCTGTTCGACTGACTAACATTGGTTAGAGGAGCGCTTACCTGAAACTCTTTATTAGGATCAATAAGGCGCTCACCTTTGTTAGTAAATACAGAGATAGCCAAATGGTCATTACAGTCTACCAAGTAGTTTTGTGTCGCTTGATTTACTGAAAACTCAAATGCGTTTGGGTTTATATCATTATTTGTCTTGAACAGAATACTTTGTTTAAAAGTACAAGCATTGAATAAAACACTTGTTACAAGCAAAAGTATTACGGGGTATATATTCTTAGTTACTAGATGCATCAATGTTGACTCTAAAAATGGGTAATTACTCCAATTGTATTCTTTTTATCAGTAAAGTATGGTAATAATACAATTGAATACACTCTTTATAACACAATAATGTATGAGATATTTTTTATTATATCTTTGTTAAAACCTATTTAGGTGAAACTTACTTCAAATTAATAGAAAAAACCTGACCGAAATTTAGTGTATAAAGTGGTTAGCGGAAAATTCTTCGAATATTAAATCATATGAGGGTAATTATAATTGATGATGAAAGGCTTGCTCGTTCAGGGATGAGATCTTTATTAGCAAAGTATGACGATGTTGAAGTTGTAGATGAAGCAAACAACGTGGATGAAGCCTTTGATAAAATTATAGCCTTAAACCCTGAGGTGATTTTTCTAGATATTCAGATGCCTGGCAAATCAGCGTTTGAGTTGCTTGAGATGTTACCTCGTACACCTTTAGTAGTTTTTGCTACAGCCTATGATGAATATGCTATAAAGGCATTTGAGACGAATGCACTAGATTATTTACTAAAGCCTATTGAACCAAAACGCTTAGATGCTTGTATAGAAAAATTAAGAGGACAACTCGAAAGCAAGCCTAACAGTCCTGAAGATAGATTAAAAGAAGGGGACAGGGTGTTTGTTAAAGATGGAGAGCGTTGTTGGTTTGTTCAACTTTCGGATATCAGGATGTTTGAGTCGGAAGGAAATTATGTAAAGGTGTATTTTGAAGGAGAAACACCGCTAATTCATCGTTCTCTAAATGCATTGGATGAAAAGTTAGATGATAAAGCTTTTTTTAGAGCAAGCAGAAAGTATATCATTAACCTCAGGTGGATAGATAAGATAGAACCATGGTTTAATGGAGGCTTGATGGTTAAGTTGAAGAATGGTGAAAGTGTCGAAATATCTAGAAGGCAAGCGGTCAAGTTTAAAGAAATGTTGAGTATTTGAAATTAAATACATTGATAATCAGGTAACACTGATCACTCCTATTTAAAATCCTATTATTAATCTTGTGTTAACGGAATGTTTTTCTACCTTTGCACTCCGCAAAACGGGAAACACCCGCAGCGGCCAGCCACTCCAACGGGAGCGGCAATAATGCTTCCTGACAGCGACAATGGATAAGTGAAAATTAATTCACAATGTTGCTTGCAAATAACGGGGAAAAGGTTTTACCTTTGCATCCGCTTCTTTCGGGAAGGTTTTCGAGCTAACGGTTCGGAAATAAAAAATAAAGAAAAGTCTTGGAGTTTTGGTGAAGGTTTTCTTACCTTTGCAGCCGCTTCAAGCGAAAAGGTTCCGGAAGGGTCCACGGAAAAGTCCAAGAAGTTGGATTTTGAAAAGTTCTTTGAGAGGATTTAGGACAGTGGTAAGAGATAAAGCTTTAGGGTTTTATTTCGATCACGCAAAACAAGTACGACAAGACAAGCACAAGCGTCAATTCCAACAATTGAAAAGCAGGAGACAGGTCAGAAAACACGACGACAATTGGAGCTGTTCCTTTCAAGGGGCAGCCCAAGTCAACAATCTCTTACAATGGAGAGTTTGATCCTGGCTCAGGATGAACGCTAGCGGCAGGCCTAATACATGCAAGTCGCGGGGTAGGGTTTCCTTCGGGGAGCCTGAGACCGGCGCACGGGTGCGTAACGCGTATGCAACCTGCCCGCTGCAGGGGAATAGCCCGGAGAAATCCGGATTAATGCCCCGTAGCACTGTTTACCTGCATGGGTGAATAGTTAAAGGAGCGATCCGGCAGCGGATGGGCATGCGTCTGATTAGCTAGTTGGCGGGGTAACGGCCCACCAAGGCCACGATCAGTAGGGGTTCTGAGAGGATGATCCCCCACACTGGTACTGAGACACGG
This portion of the Limibacter armeniacum genome encodes:
- a CDS encoding LytR/AlgR family response regulator transcription factor, which translates into the protein MRVIIIDDERLARSGMRSLLAKYDDVEVVDEANNVDEAFDKIIALNPEVIFLDIQMPGKSAFELLEMLPRTPLVVFATAYDEYAIKAFETNALDYLLKPIEPKRLDACIEKLRGQLESKPNSPEDRLKEGDRVFVKDGERCWFVQLSDIRMFESEGNYVKVYFEGETPLIHRSLNALDEKLDDKAFFRASRKYIINLRWIDKIEPWFNGGLMVKLKNGESVEISRRQAVKFKEMLSI